From a single Pelobacter seleniigenes DSM 18267 genomic region:
- a CDS encoding MlaD family protein, with amino-acid sequence MYRRKRIDPRVIGSFVVGAIILSVAGLLFFGPGGLFSETRTYVVHFDSSVKGLNVGSPVRFRGVKIGQVKDISVRLRASDYVFHIPVVIEIQPSRVRVEGAKGSFFETFKTTVKGEDPIMPLVQRGLRAQLQMDSLVTGQLFINMDMFPNTPIVLTGDDSEYPELPTISSSLEELTKAFEDLPLSELADKLIRSAEGVEKIFTSPNLHNALAQFDTTTTQLNMLLENLNQQLPLLTTSLQDTIAEAKATIARIDGKIEPLSHDIEQTLQSTRSTLANVDNQVQTAAAQFDKGLQAFEGASLRADQAMQQVSNLTGDDSRVLAQLNQVLQELQRTARSVRYLADELERDPQLLLRGRSGQGENP; translated from the coding sequence ATGTACAGACGTAAAAGAATAGATCCCAGAGTCATCGGCAGCTTTGTGGTTGGGGCCATTATTCTAAGTGTCGCCGGACTGCTGTTTTTCGGTCCCGGCGGACTGTTTTCCGAAACCAGAACCTATGTGGTCCATTTCGACAGTTCCGTCAAAGGGTTGAATGTCGGCTCGCCGGTCCGTTTTCGTGGGGTCAAAATCGGCCAGGTCAAAGATATCAGCGTTCGCCTGCGGGCCAGTGATTATGTCTTCCACATCCCGGTTGTTATTGAGATCCAGCCGTCCCGGGTCCGCGTCGAGGGGGCCAAGGGGAGTTTTTTCGAAACCTTCAAAACCACCGTCAAGGGCGAAGACCCGATCATGCCCCTGGTCCAGCGCGGCCTGCGTGCTCAGTTGCAGATGGACAGCCTGGTGACCGGGCAGTTGTTTATCAATATGGACATGTTCCCCAACACGCCCATCGTCCTGACCGGCGATGACAGTGAATATCCGGAACTGCCGACCATCAGTTCCAGCCTTGAAGAGCTCACCAAGGCCTTTGAGGATTTACCGCTAAGCGAACTGGCGGACAAGCTGATCCGCTCTGCGGAGGGGGTCGAGAAAATTTTCACCTCCCCTAACCTACACAATGCCCTGGCCCAGTTCGACACTACCACCACCCAGTTAAATATGTTGCTGGAAAACCTCAATCAGCAGCTGCCCCTATTGACCACTTCACTACAGGACACCATTGCCGAAGCCAAAGCGACCATTGCGCGGATCGATGGCAAAATTGAACCTCTCAGTCATGATATCGAACAGACCCTGCAATCCACCCGGAGCACCCTGGCCAATGTCGACAACCAGGTGCAAACGGCGGCGGCTCAATTTGATAAGGGGTTACAGGCTTTCGAAGGCGCTTCGCTTCGGGCCGACCAGGCCATGCAGCAAGTCAGCAACCTGACCGGAGACGACTCCCGCGTTCTAGCCCAGCTTAATCAGGTCCTGCAGGAACTGCAACGCACCGCACGAAGTGTGCGCTACTTGGCCGACGAACTGGAACGCGATCCACAACTCCTCTTACGCGGCCGTTCAGGGCAAGGAGAAAACCCATGA
- a CDS encoding DUF302 domain-containing protein, with the protein MAYCFSTLSPRGFKETVETVKTRLAEAGFGILSDIDVTAKFKEKLGVDFREYRILGACNPSYAYQALSAEPHIGTMLPCNVIVQQWEDGRVEVSAIDPVASMQAIENPHLKDTALIIRSKLENVIAAI; encoded by the coding sequence ATGGCTTATTGTTTCAGTACCTTATCGCCGAGGGGTTTTAAAGAGACTGTAGAGACTGTTAAAACTCGGCTTGCTGAAGCGGGATTCGGAATTCTTTCCGATATTGACGTCACCGCCAAATTCAAGGAGAAACTGGGTGTCGATTTTCGGGAATATCGCATCCTCGGCGCCTGCAATCCCTCTTACGCCTATCAGGCGCTATCGGCCGAACCGCATATCGGCACCATGCTGCCCTGTAATGTCATCGTCCAGCAGTGGGAAGACGGACGAGTTGAGGTCTCTGCCATCGATCCGGTCGCCTCAATGCAAGCAATCGAAAACCCGCACCTGAAGGACACCGCTCTGATTATTCGCAGCAAACTGGAAAACGTCATCGCCGCGATCTGA
- a CDS encoding PqiC family protein: MRYATFLILLLCTSCIQLGGTPGIQNYYLLEPRTSTPVVGETEFNLELQQVKLPAYLDQPNIVTHDQANIIKFSDRERWAGPLVDNISLVIRADLALSFPNARISISPWEIAGPEPYRLNIVIERFSGQPGRMATLVADWSIIDSSHTEIASGHFNNQLPVGDSYRDLVQGLNQNLHLLDERIAEDLAKR; this comes from the coding sequence ATGAGATATGCCACCTTCTTAATTCTGCTCCTGTGCACGTCATGTATCCAGCTTGGCGGCACACCCGGCATTCAAAATTATTACCTGCTGGAACCCCGCACCAGCACCCCGGTCGTCGGAGAGACAGAGTTCAATCTTGAACTGCAACAAGTCAAACTCCCCGCCTATCTGGACCAGCCGAATATTGTCACCCACGATCAGGCCAACATAATCAAATTCAGTGACCGCGAACGCTGGGCAGGACCGCTGGTCGACAATATCAGCCTGGTGATTCGGGCAGATCTGGCCCTAAGTTTCCCCAACGCCCGCATCAGCATCAGCCCCTGGGAGATTGCCGGACCTGAGCCATATCGCCTCAATATCGTGATCGAAAGATTTTCCGGCCAGCCGGGACGCATGGCAACTCTGGTAGCCGATTGGTCCATTATTGACAGTAGTCATACAGAGATTGCCAGCGGCCATTTCAACAATCAGCTGCCGGTCGGCGACAGTTACCGGGATCTGGTGCAGGGATTAAATCAAAATCTGCATTTACTTGACGAACGCATTGCGGAAGACCTGGCTAAACGGTAA
- a CDS encoding ABC transporter ATP-binding protein yields MEETKQLLVRDLTMAYGEVVIQKNLNFTVEKGQIFVIMGGSGCGKSTLLRHMVGLMEPASGDILVGGVDLWKCSPAERNQIISHNGVLYQSGALWSSLTLGENIALPLQEYTKLPGRQIDELVSYKLALVGLAGFEGHYPSEISGGMRKRAGLARAMALDPDILFFDEPSAGLDPISSRLLDDLILELRDSLGSTIVIVTHELASIFSVGDNSIFLDPDAKTIIASGPPKVLLETSTDPRVINFLTRSNQKPQGDTA; encoded by the coding sequence ATGGAGGAGACTAAGCAGCTGCTGGTACGCGACCTGACCATGGCCTACGGTGAGGTGGTCATTCAAAAAAACCTCAACTTCACAGTGGAAAAAGGCCAAATCTTTGTCATCATGGGGGGGAGTGGTTGCGGCAAGAGTACCTTGCTCAGGCATATGGTCGGCCTGATGGAACCCGCCAGCGGGGACATTCTGGTCGGCGGGGTCGATCTCTGGAAGTGCAGCCCGGCCGAACGCAATCAGATCATCAGTCACAACGGGGTTCTTTACCAGAGTGGAGCGCTTTGGAGTTCCCTGACCCTGGGAGAAAATATCGCCCTGCCCTTGCAGGAATATACCAAGCTGCCGGGCAGACAGATCGATGAACTGGTCAGCTACAAACTGGCCCTGGTCGGACTGGCCGGGTTCGAGGGGCATTACCCTTCCGAAATCAGCGGTGGCATGCGCAAGCGGGCGGGTTTGGCCAGGGCGATGGCTCTGGATCCTGACATCCTGTTCTTTGATGAGCCCTCGGCCGGACTAGACCCGATCAGTTCCCGGCTGCTCGACGATCTGATTTTGGAGCTGCGCGACAGCCTCGGGTCGACCATTGTCATCGTCACCCATGAATTGGCCAGTATTTTCAGTGTCGGTGATAATTCCATTTTTCTCGATCCGGATGCCAAAACCATCATCGCTTCAGGGCCACCCAAAGTTTTGCTGGAAACCTCTACCGATCCACGAGTCATCAATTTTTTAACCCGCTCCAATCAGAAACCGCAGGGCGATACCGCCTAG
- a CDS encoding metallophosphoesterase family protein, which translates to MSRLIAIGDIHGQIHKLETLLTGLPLQEEDRLVFLGDYVDRGPDVRAVINLLMDLAEERPETVFLRGNHEQMLLDALIETHFVRGAGQDPVASAVRGKSLHSAIQHHLQNGGLATLKSYSVNSVAEVPHAHITFLQQTRLYFRAAGFLFVHAGARNDLPVEEQDVRTLLWDRHLEPGTAEIHVVGHKPTTNGQPCFESGRYSIDTGAGFGNPLTACDVITREFWQA; encoded by the coding sequence ATGTCACGTCTTATTGCTATTGGAGATATTCACGGGCAAATTCATAAGCTGGAGACGCTGCTTACCGGTCTTCCGCTACAAGAGGAAGATCGCCTGGTCTTCCTGGGTGATTATGTGGATCGTGGGCCGGATGTTCGCGCGGTTATCAACCTGTTAATGGACCTGGCGGAAGAGCGGCCCGAGACGGTGTTCCTGCGTGGCAACCATGAGCAGATGTTACTGGATGCATTAATTGAAACCCATTTTGTTCGAGGAGCCGGGCAGGATCCGGTGGCCTCTGCCGTGCGTGGGAAAAGTCTCCATTCTGCCATTCAGCATCATTTGCAGAATGGTGGCCTGGCTACCCTGAAAAGTTATTCTGTCAACAGTGTTGCAGAGGTGCCTCACGCTCACATCACTTTTTTGCAGCAGACCAGGCTGTATTTCAGGGCGGCGGGCTTTCTGTTTGTCCATGCCGGGGCGCGCAATGATCTCCCTGTTGAAGAGCAGGATGTCCGCACCCTGCTGTGGGACCGCCACTTGGAGCCGGGAACCGCAGAAATCCATGTGGTCGGTCATAAACCGACCACCAACGGACAGCCCTGTTTTGAATCCGGGCGCTATTCCATCGACACCGGTGCCGGGTTCGGTAATCCGTTGACCGCCTGTGATGTCATCACCAGGGAGTTCTGGCAGGCATAA